A portion of the Calliphora vicina chromosome 5, idCalVici1.1, whole genome shotgun sequence genome contains these proteins:
- the Tsp42Eh gene encoding protein late bloomer, with amino-acid sequence MYFTTKTYKIITVSINAICGILGILLTWYGIWLYQSIENSKFDHGEELGGILIITLGVVVFCVCIYGIVAAIMERKKMLIYFAVLLVVLIVIQFVMVSITHATTNSTVSEKLKEGFDELWDTKYQKPNATLSIYEEWLKCCGKNSAEDYFLLDKVPPSSCCEDHNCAIIHNLYTVGCEEKYQNYINAKTNYFNILSWLIITVEFVGSIFACVLVDSIRNHRDRQRFYS; translated from the exons atgtattttacaacaaaaaccTATAAAATTATAACAGTTTCTATAAATGCAATTTGTGGG ATTCTTGGAATATTGCTGACTTGGTATGGAATATGGCTGTACCAAAGTATTGAGAATTCTAAATTTGATCATGGCGAGGAGTTGGGTGGAATAttaatcatcacattgggagTGGTTGTTTTCTGTGTATGCATCTATGGCATTGTGGCCGCTATTATGGAACGCAAGAAAATGTTGATTTAT TTTGCAGTCCTATTGGTCGTTTTAATAGTCATACAATTCGTAATGGTCAGCATCACTCATGCCACCACCAACAGTACAGTATCGGAAAAACTAAAAGAAGGATTTGATGAATTATGggatacaaaatatcaaaaaccaAATGCAACACTTTCAATATATGAGGAGTGG TTGAAATGCTGTGGTAAAAATAGTGCAgaggattattttttattggataaagtgCCTCCATCCAGCTGCTGTGAAGATCACAACTGTGCAATTATTCACAATTTGTATACTGTTGGCTGTGaggaaaaatatcaaaattatattaatgcaaaaacaaacTATTTCAATATTCTCAGCTGGTTGATCATTACGGTGGAG TTTGTTGGTTCGATATTTGCCTGCGTTTTAGTTGACAGCATACGAAATCATAGAGATCGCCAACGATTTTATagttga